Proteins encoded by one window of Chryseobacterium aquaeductus:
- a CDS encoding voltage-gated chloride channel family protein, with the protein MSKNKQRSIPGKLLLLSKLFFRKYPSLPYILRWTAICLIIGICIGTASAGFLQSLNWATDFRENNIWIITLLPIGGFMVGLLYYYFGKDAEAGNNLLIDTIHEPKQIIPFKMAPFVYLGTIITHFFGGSAGREGTALQMAGAIADQFSKPLKLSDSDRKILIIAAVAGGFGSVFGTPLAGAFFAIEFFLIGKIRYNALFPALITAVIADIVTKLWQTPHTHYHINYIPDVSFINIVYAIFAGIVFGLCASAFSKIIHKSGNFFKSKIKYPPLRPFVGGIIVVCLVWALGTTKYIGLGIPTIVQSFDQQLPAYDFAIKMILTIITLSAGFKGGEVTPLFFIGATLGNALALFIPLPLGLLAGMGFVAVFAGATNTPIACSIMAIELFGVECGVYVSVASTVSYLFSGHNSIYGRQVIGESKHLRFSNQEGKRFNEL; encoded by the coding sequence ATGTCTAAAAATAAACAAAGATCTATCCCCGGAAAACTGCTTTTATTATCAAAGCTTTTTTTCAGAAAATATCCTTCACTACCCTACATTTTAAGATGGACAGCAATCTGTCTGATAATCGGAATCTGTATAGGAACCGCTTCTGCAGGTTTTCTACAATCTTTGAATTGGGCAACAGATTTTAGAGAAAATAATATTTGGATTATCACATTATTGCCAATTGGCGGTTTTATGGTCGGATTACTCTACTATTATTTTGGTAAAGATGCCGAAGCAGGAAATAATTTACTCATAGACACCATTCACGAACCCAAACAAATCATCCCTTTCAAGATGGCTCCGTTTGTTTATTTGGGCACCATCATTACTCATTTTTTTGGTGGATCGGCAGGGCGTGAAGGTACAGCTCTTCAAATGGCCGGTGCAATAGCAGACCAATTCAGCAAACCACTGAAACTTTCAGATTCTGATAGAAAAATTTTAATCATTGCGGCTGTTGCCGGAGGATTCGGGTCTGTATTTGGTACGCCGTTGGCAGGAGCTTTTTTTGCGATAGAATTTTTTCTCATAGGAAAAATACGATATAATGCATTGTTTCCGGCATTGATCACTGCTGTGATTGCAGACATCGTTACCAAACTTTGGCAGACACCACATACGCATTACCATATCAATTATATTCCTGACGTTTCGTTTATCAATATCGTCTATGCTATATTTGCAGGGATCGTTTTTGGTCTCTGTGCGTCTGCATTTAGTAAAATCATTCATAAATCAGGTAATTTCTTTAAATCTAAAATAAAATATCCGCCATTACGACCATTCGTGGGAGGTATCATTGTAGTATGCTTAGTTTGGGCATTGGGAACAACAAAATATATTGGTTTGGGAATTCCTACCATTGTGCAATCCTTTGATCAGCAATTGCCTGCGTATGATTTTGCCATAAAGATGATATTGACCATCATCACACTTTCTGCAGGTTTTAAAGGCGGAGAGGTAACACCACTATTCTTTATCGGAGCAACATTAGGAAATGCATTGGCTCTTTTCATCCCTTTACCATTAGGACTTTTGGCAGGAATGGGTTTTGTTGCCGTTTTTGCAGGTGCTACCAATACACCGATTGCATGCAGCATTATGGCAATAGAATTATTCGGTGTAGAATGCGGAGTATACGTTTCCGTTGCATCTACGGTTTCTTACTTATTCTCTGGGCACAACAGTATTTATGGTAGACAGGTAATTGGGGAATCAAAA
- a CDS encoding FAD-dependent oxidoreductase, whose product MISYLSDHVALLTSGKADFNEEQFEKLKKHYIEIIETSIKEIEHKKGNIEKIIFSDGTEKKIDTPYASLPFTQHSDIPISLGCELTELGHLKVNQFQETNISGIFACGDNTNMLRSVANAVYSGNLTGAVVNGKLVEEEF is encoded by the coding sequence TTGATCAGTTATCTTTCGGATCATGTTGCTTTGCTCACCAGTGGTAAAGCCGACTTCAATGAAGAACAATTTGAGAAGCTGAAAAAACACTACATCGAAATAATAGAAACAAGTATCAAAGAAATTGAGCACAAAAAAGGAAATATTGAAAAAATAATATTCTCAGATGGTACTGAAAAAAAAATTGATACACCATATGCTTCTCTGCCATTTACACAACATTCTGACATACCGATTTCATTAGGTTGCGAACTTACAGAACTAGGTCATCTTAAAGTGAATCAATTTCAGGAAACCAATATATCTGGAATTTTTGCCTGTGGTGATAATACAAATATGCTGCGTTCAGTTGCCAATGCAGTTTATAGTGGAAACCTTACGGGTGCCGTAGTAAATGGCAAATTAGTGGAAGAAGAATTTTAA